The Pseudomonas marvdashtae nucleotide sequence TCAGGCCGTTCGGCACGCTGGCCCACAAGCGGTCCAGGACAGGCTTCTTCGCCGCGTACACGGCGTTGGATTCGTGGCTGTCACTGTGACCGAAGCCGTCCAGAATCATCAGGACCAAAGGTTTAGGCGTGGTAGTCATGGAATCCACTCGTGGCTGATTAAAAGAAGACGATGGAAAAGGGACGGGCAGTTTAAAGGTAAGTTCCGGTGCCGTCACCGCCGGGCGGGGTTTGGCCGGCCTTGCGTGCTGTGTATACTGGCCGACATTTTAACGCCCTGGAACCTCCTTCGATGGTTGCTCACCTGATTGAATTTGCCACTAACCACTACATTCTCGTCGGTATCTTCGTCGTACTGCTGGCGTTGCTGGTTGCCCATACGATGCAGGGCGGCGGACGCAGCCTGAGCACAGGCGAGCTGACCGCGCTGGTCAACAAGGATGCCGGCGTGGTGGTCGATATCCGCCCGAGCAAGGATTTCGCCGCTGGTCACATTGTCGGCGCGCTGAACATTCCCCAGGACAAACTGATCGCACGCGTGGGCGAACTGGAAAAGCACAAGGCCAAGACGCTGATCCTGGTCGACGCCCAAGGCCAGCAGGCCGGCACCCTTGCCCGCGAACTGATGAAGTCCGGCTTCACCGCCGCCAAGCTGTCCGGTGGCGTTGCGAGCTGGAAAGCCGACAATCTGCCCCTGGTGAAGTGAGATGCCCCACGTTGTTGTCTATTCCAGCGATTACTGCCCCTATTGCTCCAGAGCCAAGATGCTGCTCAAGAACAAAGGCGTAGGGTTCGAAGAGATCAAGGTCGACGGCAAGCCGCAACTGCGCGCCGAAATGACCAAGAAGGCCGGACGTACCTCCGTGCCGCAAATCTGGATCGGCGACACCCACGTGGGCGGTTGCGATGATCTGTTCGCCCTGGAGCGCGCCGGCAAGCTCGACGCGCTGCTCAAGGCCTGAATTCCTATTAATAGAACCTGAAAGTAAGAAGGATCTGCGATGACTGACCAACAGAACACAGCTGCCAGCGAAGAAAAAGCCGCACCGCAATTCTCCTTGCAGCGCATTTATGTTCGCGACCTGTCCTTCGAAGCCCCGAAAAGCCCGGCGATCTTTCGCCAGCAATGGGAGCCGAGCGTGGCCTTGGACCTGAACACCCGCCAGAAGGCCTTGGAAGAAGACTTCCACGAAGTGGTGTTGACCCTGTCGGTGACCGTGAAGAACGGTGACGAAGTGGCGTTCATCGCCGAGGTTCAGCAGGCCGGCATCTTCCTGATCAAGAATCTGGATGCCGCTTCGATGAGCCACACCCTGGGCGCGTTCTGCCCGAACATCCTGTTCCCCTACGCCCGCGAAACCCTGGACAGCCTGGTGACTCGTGGTTCGTTCCCGGCCCTGATGCTGGCCCCGGTGAACTTCGATGCCTTGTACGCCCAAGAGCTGCAGCGCATGCAGGAAGCGGGTGAAGCGACCGTTCAGTAAGCGGTCGATGAAACGTTGAAAAGCGCCCTGATAGGCGCTTTTTTTCTTAGGCTGATTCGAATCGGGTTATCTGAAGCCGTTCTGCCGCCAGGCCTCGTAGACCGCCACCGCCACGGTGTTGGACAGGTTCAGGCTCCGGCAGCCTTCGCGCATCGGCAAGCGCAAGCGTTGCTCCGCCGGTAGTGCGTCCAGCACGTCTGCCGGCAGGCCACGGCTTTCCGGTCCGAACAGGAATGCATCACCGGCGACGAAGCTGGCGTCATGAAACGGCCGAGAGCCTTTCGTGGTGAAGGCAAACAGACGCGGTTGCCCCAGGCTTTCAAGACAACTCGCCAAGTCGGCGTGTCGCTGCAAGGTGGCATACTCGTGGTAGTCGAGGCCGGCGCGGCGCAGGCGCTTGTCGTCCATCTCGAAGCCCAGCGGTTCGATCAAATGCAGGTGGCAGCCGCTGTTGGCGCACAGTCTGATGACGTTGCCGGTATTGGGCGGTATTTCCGGTTGAAAAAGGATGACGTGAAACATGCACGGCTCCGCAGATAAAGATGAGCGGCATTCTACGCCGCAAACCGATCGACGTTCGAAGCTAATACCTCGGGTGATGGGGTCCTTGGCGCTTTTCGGGATGATGGTCGGGCTGATGATCGGTCGCATCACCACGCCCGAGCCGAGCGAGCTGCAGCAGGTCGAAGTCCTCGACGGGGCGCTGGTGGCGTGGTTCAACAATGAGCCGAAGCTGCACGGGGAAATCATCGACGGCTCGGTCGCGTTGTTGTTCCAGGCAAAGGGCAAGGCGCAGAAGGGCCAGCTCAAGCTCAACGGCAGGGATGTGAACTGGCGGGTTCGCTTGAGTGACAAGGGCTTGTTGCTGACGCTGGTGGCGGCGCGTCCGTTGCGGGGAGAGTGGGCCGGCAGCGAAGTCGATGACCGCTGGCGGCTGGAGGTCCGTCTCCAGGAGCAATAAAAGAGGGAATCCCCGGCCTGCCTGTACCAAGGTCCCCAAAACGGGAGGGCTCGCCGCGAAGGTCCAGCCCTGGTGTAAAGAAGGGAAACCTTGACCTGCCTGTATCAAGGCCCCCAAAACAGTGGGCTCGATGAGCCCGGTATAAAAGAGGGGAATCCCCGGCCTGCCTGTACCAAGGTCCCCAAAACTGGGTAGTGACTGGGTTATTGCAGAGGGCGTGCCAGTTTCGAATAATTTGTCACAAAAAGATGGTCGTGAAGCGAAAAGCCCCGTAAAACGGGGCTTTTGCGTTGTGCGGGTTTGGTTTTCCGAGACGGAGCGCTGGGTTCAGCGCTCGCATTACATGCGCAATTGCAGTTCATGGTGCATTGATGCGGTGCATCGCCCCCGGGTGGGGGCTGGCGCAAAGCCAAGGACTGTCAGCCCTCATCCCCTTCATCATCATCGCCACCGTCGACCTTCATGCCCAATTCCTTGATCTTGCGGGTCAAGGTGTTGCGGCCCCAGCCCAGCAGCACGGCGGCGTCGCGACGGCGACCGGCGGTGTGCTTGAGGGCGGTTTCGATCATGATGCGCTCGAAGGCCGGGACGGCACTGTCGAGCAGGCTCGATTGGCCGCGTGCCAGGGCCTGGTCGGCCCATTGGCGCAGGGCCTGCTCCCAGTTGGTCACCGGTGCCGAATCTTGTGGCAGGCTCAACAGTTCCGGCGGCAGGTCGCTGATATGCACTTCGCGACCGGACGCCATTACGGTGATCCAGCGGCAGGTGTTCTCCAGTTGGCGCACGTTGCCCGGCCACGGCAAGTTCTTGAGGTATTCCTCGGTTTCACTCTTGAGCAGCTTCGGCTCCACCGCAAGTTCCTGGGCTGCACGGCCGAGGAAGTGGCGCGCCAGGGTCGGGATGTCTTCACGCCGGTCCGCCAGGCGCGGGATGTGGATGCGGATCACGTTCAGGCGGTGGAACAAGTCTTCGCGGAATTTGCCGGCGTGAACCAGTGTTTCCAAGTTCTGATGGGTGGCGGCGATGATGCGAACATCGACCTTGACCGGCGTATGTCCACCGACTCGGTAGAACTCGCCGTCGGCCAAGACACGGAGCAAGCGAGTCTGGGTATCGGCCGGCATGTCGCCGATTTCATCGAGGAACAGCGTACCGCCATCGGCTTGTTCGAAGCGTCCGCGGCGCAGGTTGGCCGCGCCGGTGAAGGCGCCTTTTTCATGGCCGAACAACTCCGATTCCATCAAGTCCTTGGGAATCGCCGCCATGTTCAGCGCAATGAACGGCGACGCCGCCCGTGGGCTGTGGCGGTGCAGGGCATGGGCCACCAACTCTTTACCGGTGCCAGATTCGCCGTTGATCAGCACGGTGATGTTGGAATGGCTCAGGCGCCCGATGGCGCGAAACACTTCCTGCATCGCCGGCGCTTCGCCGATGATTTCCGGCGTGCGGGCCAGGGCGGGCACTTCTTCCAGGCCTTGTTGTTCCTGGGCGTGTTGGTTGGCGCGCTTGACCAGCGACACGGCTTCGTCGACATCGAACGGCTTGGGCAGGTATTCGAACGCACCGCCCTGGTAGGACGCCACGGCGCTGTCCAGGTCGGAATGAGCGGTCATGATGATCACCGGCAAACGCGGGTGCTGCTCGCGAATCCGCGCCAGCAAATCCAGGCCACTGGCGCCGGGCATGCGAATGTCGGAAATGATGACGTCCGGCTGCTGACGGGCCAGG carries:
- a CDS encoding rhodanese-like domain-containing protein gives rise to the protein MVAHLIEFATNHYILVGIFVVLLALLVAHTMQGGGRSLSTGELTALVNKDAGVVVDIRPSKDFAAGHIVGALNIPQDKLIARVGELEKHKAKTLILVDAQGQQAGTLARELMKSGFTAAKLSGGVASWKADNLPLVK
- the grxC gene encoding glutaredoxin 3; protein product: MPHVVVYSSDYCPYCSRAKMLLKNKGVGFEEIKVDGKPQLRAEMTKKAGRTSVPQIWIGDTHVGGCDDLFALERAGKLDALLKA
- the secB gene encoding protein-export chaperone SecB encodes the protein MTDQQNTAASEEKAAPQFSLQRIYVRDLSFEAPKSPAIFRQQWEPSVALDLNTRQKALEEDFHEVVLTLSVTVKNGDEVAFIAEVQQAGIFLIKNLDAASMSHTLGAFCPNILFPYARETLDSLVTRGSFPALMLAPVNFDALYAQELQRMQEAGEATVQ
- the trmL gene encoding tRNA (uridine(34)/cytosine(34)/5-carboxymethylaminomethyluridine(34)-2'-O)-methyltransferase TrmL, whose product is MFHVILFQPEIPPNTGNVIRLCANSGCHLHLIEPLGFEMDDKRLRRAGLDYHEYATLQRHADLASCLESLGQPRLFAFTTKGSRPFHDASFVAGDAFLFGPESRGLPADVLDALPAEQRLRLPMREGCRSLNLSNTVAVAVYEAWRQNGFR
- the ntrC gene encoding nitrogen regulation protein NR(I), encoding MSRSETVWIVDDDRSIRWVLEKALQQEGMTTQSFDSADGVMSRLARQQPDVIISDIRMPGASGLDLLARIREQHPRLPVIIMTAHSDLDSAVASYQGGAFEYLPKPFDVDEAVSLVKRANQHAQEQQGLEEVPALARTPEIIGEAPAMQEVFRAIGRLSHSNITVLINGESGTGKELVAHALHRHSPRAASPFIALNMAAIPKDLMESELFGHEKGAFTGAANLRRGRFEQADGGTLFLDEIGDMPADTQTRLLRVLADGEFYRVGGHTPVKVDVRIIAATHQNLETLVHAGKFREDLFHRLNVIRIHIPRLADRREDIPTLARHFLGRAAQELAVEPKLLKSETEEYLKNLPWPGNVRQLENTCRWITVMASGREVHISDLPPELLSLPQDSAPVTNWEQALRQWADQALARGQSSLLDSAVPAFERIMIETALKHTAGRRRDAAVLLGWGRNTLTRKIKELGMKVDGGDDDEGDEG